The uncultured Cohaesibacter sp. genome window below encodes:
- the paaK gene encoding phenylacetate--CoA ligase PaaK, with protein sequence MNDLTPIKSILDPIEIASRDEIAALQYHRMRRSLTHAYENSPFYRKRFDEHGVHPSDLKTLADLSKFPFTQKTDLRDTYPFGMFAVPREKLVRIHGSSGTTGKPTVVGYTRKDIDVWADLVARSIRASGGRPGDIVHVAYGYGLFTGGLGAHYGAERLGCTVVPISGGMTERQVTLIQDFKPTIIMVTPSYMLSILDEFRRQGLDPRQSSLKVGIFGAEPWTNSMRNEIEQAFDMHAVDIYGLSEVMGPGVANECVETKDGLHIWEDHFYPEIIDPATGEVLPDGEMGELVFTTLTKEGLPMVRYRTRDLTRLLPGTARSMRRIEKITGRSDDMIILRGVNVFPTQIEEQILKCKGLTPHFQIELSRKDHKDTMVIHVEAATDHVSEDARKASAVELSHHIKSVVGVTTRIDVRDPQELARSEGKAKRVVDNRPKN encoded by the coding sequence ATGAACGATCTGACACCAATCAAGAGCATTCTGGACCCGATTGAAATCGCATCCCGCGATGAAATCGCAGCCCTGCAATATCACCGCATGCGTCGCTCGCTGACCCACGCCTATGAGAATTCACCTTTCTACCGCAAGCGCTTCGACGAGCACGGGGTTCACCCCTCGGACCTCAAGACGCTGGCCGACCTGTCGAAATTCCCCTTCACCCAGAAGACGGATCTGCGTGACACCTACCCGTTTGGCATGTTTGCCGTGCCGCGGGAAAAACTGGTGCGCATCCATGGTTCGTCGGGCACGACCGGAAAGCCAACGGTTGTCGGCTACACCCGCAAGGATATCGACGTCTGGGCCGATCTTGTTGCCCGTTCGATCCGCGCCTCGGGCGGACGCCCCGGTGATATCGTCCACGTGGCCTATGGCTATGGCCTGTTCACCGGTGGCCTCGGCGCCCATTACGGCGCAGAACGGCTGGGCTGCACCGTGGTGCCGATTTCCGGCGGCATGACCGAACGTCAGGTCACCCTGATTCAGGACTTCAAGCCCACGATCATCATGGTTACGCCATCCTACATGCTGTCGATTCTCGACGAGTTCCGCCGTCAGGGTCTCGACCCGAGGCAAAGCTCCCTCAAGGTCGGCATTTTCGGGGCCGAACCATGGACCAACAGCATGCGCAACGAAATCGAACAGGCGTTCGACATGCATGCGGTGGACATCTATGGTCTGTCCGAAGTCATGGGCCCCGGAGTTGCCAACGAATGCGTGGAAACCAAGGACGGCCTGCACATCTGGGAAGATCACTTCTACCCCGAGATCATTGATCCGGCGACCGGCGAAGTGTTGCCGGATGGCGAAATGGGTGAACTGGTCTTTACCACGCTCACCAAGGAAGGCCTGCCGATGGTGCGCTATCGCACCCGCGACCTCACGCGCCTGTTGCCGGGCACTGCCCGATCCATGCGTCGCATCGAAAAGATCACCGGCCGCTCGGACGACATGATCATCCTGCGCGGTGTCAATGTCTTCCCGACCCAGATCGAAGAGCAGATCCTCAAGTGCAAGGGTCTGACACCGCATTTCCAGATCGAGCTGTCGCGCAAGGACCACAAGGACACCATGGTCATTCATGTCGAAGCGGCAACCGATCATGTGTCGGAAGACGCTCGCAAGGCGTCCGCTGTTGAATTGTCCCACCACATCAAGTCCGTGGTAGGCGTCACGACACGCATTGATGTCAGGGATCCACAGGAACTGGCACGGTCGGAGGGCAAGGCCAAGCGCGTTGTCGACAATCGGCCAAAAAATTAA
- a CDS encoding TetR/AcrR family transcriptional regulator: MARTRANDFEEKQHGLLLDAARVFATQGMEKASMSQIASAAGVSKSLLYHYYPSKDALIFEIVHSHLEELDHALIEADDTTLKPEERLERLVNTVIEAYRGADDQHKVQLNASQALSEEQRAEIVKVERRIVKRFSNILRLIHPTLDDPDRPLLMPVTMSLFGMMNWVYMWFKEEGPISREDYAHLATVLILEGIKAVR, from the coding sequence ATGGCCCGAACACGCGCAAACGATTTCGAAGAAAAACAACATGGTTTGCTGCTTGATGCGGCGCGGGTCTTTGCGACGCAGGGGATGGAGAAAGCCTCCATGTCCCAGATCGCGTCTGCGGCTGGCGTGTCGAAATCCCTGCTCTATCACTATTACCCCTCCAAGGACGCCCTGATCTTCGAGATCGTGCATTCCCATCTGGAAGAACTCGATCACGCCCTGATCGAGGCTGACGATACGACATTGAAACCGGAAGAAAGGCTGGAGCGACTGGTCAATACGGTCATCGAGGCCTATCGCGGTGCCGATGATCAGCACAAGGTGCAGCTCAATGCCAGTCAGGCTCTATCGGAAGAACAGAGAGCCGAAATCGTCAAGGTCGAGCGCCGTATCGTCAAGCGCTTCTCGAACATCTTGCGCCTGATCCACCCCACGCTCGATGATCCGGATCGCCCGCTGCTGATGCCGGTTACCATGTCCCTGTTCGGCATGATGAACTGGGTCTACATGTGGTTCAAGGAAGAGGGGCCGATCTCCCGCGAAGACTATGCCCATCTGGCAACAGTTCTGATCCTGGAAGGGATCAAGGCCGTTCGCTAG